The following coding sequences are from one Pseudonocardia sp. EC080619-01 window:
- a CDS encoding glycerol-3-phosphate dehydrogenase/oxidase translates to MKSVELSPEARTAALQAMGDRELDVLVVGGGVVGAGSALDAATRGLSVGLVEARDFASGTSSRSSKLVHGGLRYLEMLDFRLVAEALAERGLLIQHLAPHLVRPVPFLYPLQHRGWERLYAGAGVALYDTLGFLSGRSRGVPHHRHLTRRGARRVVPSLRKDALVGALQYYDAQVDDARHTMMIARTAAAYGAHVATRARVVGLLKDAGRVVGATVQDLETGERVDVRAKQVINATGVWTDDTQGLAGERGLFKVRASKGIHLVVPRDRIRGESGLILRTEKSVLFVIPWGRHWIIGTTDTDWDLDKAHPAASAADIDYLLEHVNAVLEQPLTHDDVEGVYAGLRPLLSGESDSTSKLSREHAVATPVPGLVVVAGGKYTTYRVMAKDAVDAAVHSLDAKVPESCTEDVPLLGAEGFHALTNATARLATQSGLHKARIEHLLGRYGSLIQEVLGVASDDPTLTEPLAGAPDYLRAEVVYAASHEGARHLEDILARRTRISIETFDRGVGAAEEAARLVAPVLGWNEEQVAREVDHYRKRVEAERESQKMPDDATADAARLGAPDVVPVSG, encoded by the coding sequence ATGAAATCGGTGGAGCTCTCCCCGGAGGCCCGTACCGCGGCACTGCAGGCGATGGGCGACCGCGAGCTCGACGTGCTCGTCGTGGGGGGTGGCGTCGTCGGCGCCGGCTCCGCGCTCGACGCCGCGACCCGCGGCCTGTCGGTCGGCCTCGTGGAGGCGCGCGACTTCGCGTCCGGCACGTCCAGCCGCTCGTCCAAGCTCGTCCACGGCGGTCTCCGCTACCTGGAGATGCTGGACTTCCGGCTGGTCGCCGAGGCGCTCGCGGAGCGCGGCCTGCTCATCCAGCACCTCGCCCCGCACCTGGTCCGCCCGGTGCCGTTCCTCTACCCGCTGCAGCACCGCGGCTGGGAGCGGCTCTACGCCGGCGCCGGCGTCGCGCTCTACGACACGCTCGGCTTCCTCTCGGGCCGGTCCCGCGGCGTCCCGCACCACCGGCACCTCACCCGTCGCGGTGCGCGCCGGGTCGTCCCGTCGCTGCGCAAGGACGCCCTCGTGGGCGCCCTGCAGTACTACGACGCCCAGGTCGACGACGCCCGGCACACCATGATGATCGCCCGCACGGCCGCCGCGTACGGCGCGCACGTGGCGACCCGCGCCCGCGTCGTCGGGCTGCTGAAGGACGCCGGCCGTGTGGTCGGCGCGACCGTGCAGGACCTGGAGACCGGCGAGCGGGTCGACGTCCGCGCCAAGCAGGTCATCAACGCGACCGGCGTGTGGACCGACGACACCCAGGGCCTGGCCGGTGAGCGTGGCCTGTTCAAGGTGCGGGCCTCGAAGGGCATCCACCTGGTGGTGCCCCGCGACCGGATCCGCGGTGAGTCCGGGCTGATCCTGCGCACCGAGAAGTCGGTGCTGTTCGTCATCCCGTGGGGCCGGCACTGGATCATCGGCACCACCGACACCGACTGGGACCTCGACAAGGCCCACCCGGCTGCCAGCGCGGCCGACATCGACTACCTGCTCGAACACGTCAACGCCGTGCTGGAGCAGCCGCTCACCCACGACGACGTCGAGGGCGTCTACGCGGGCCTGCGCCCGCTGCTGTCGGGCGAGTCGGACTCCACGTCGAAGCTGTCCCGCGAGCACGCGGTCGCGACGCCGGTGCCCGGCCTCGTCGTCGTCGCCGGTGGGAAGTACACGACCTACCGGGTGATGGCGAAGGACGCGGTCGACGCCGCGGTGCACAGCCTGGACGCGAAGGTCCCGGAGTCGTGCACCGAGGACGTGCCGCTGCTCGGCGCCGAGGGCTTCCACGCGCTGACCAACGCCACCGCGCGGCTGGCCACGCAGTCGGGCCTGCACAAGGCCCGGATCGAGCACCTGCTCGGCCGCTACGGCTCGCTGATCCAGGAGGTGCTCGGCGTCGCCTCCGACGACCCGACGCTCACCGAGCCCCTCGCCGGCGCGCCGGACTACCTGCGCGCCGAGGTCGTCTACGCCGCGTCGCACGAGGGCGCCCGGCACCTCGAGGACATCCTCGCCCGCCGCACCCGGATCTCGATCGAGACGTTCGACCGCGGTGTCGGTGCGGCCGAGGAGGCCGCCCGGCTCGTCGCCCCGGTCCTCGGCTGGAACGAGGAGCAGGTCGCCCGCGAGGTCGACCACTACCGCAAGCGGGTGGAGGCCGAGCGGGAGAGCCAGAAGATGCCCGACGACGCCACCGCCGACGCGGCCCGGCTCGGCGCCCCGGACGTCGTGCCGGTCAGCGGCTGA